In Prevotella sp. oral taxon 475, one DNA window encodes the following:
- a CDS encoding 1-deoxy-D-xylulose-5-phosphate reductoisomerase, whose product MKQQICILGSTGSIGRQALDVISSQSDRYEVYCLTAHRQAELLAQQARRFQPAAVVIADETKCESLRALLSDQPHIKVYTGRQALCDIVEAAPIDMVLTAMVGFSGLEPTLHAIRAGKKICLANKETLVVAGELVCALAQEHRAAILPVDSEHSAIFQCLAGEGDNPIEKILLTASGGPFRNLPKERLGAVSAADALQHPTWQMGAKITIDSATMMNKGFEVIEAKWLFGIEASRIEVLVHPQSIVHSAVQFADGAVKAQLGLPDMRLPIQYAFSYPDRLPMAGERLDLFRGSLEFFEPDMEKFRCLALSFDAIDRGGNMPCILNAANEVANEAFRQHRCGFLDVPRIIEKTMQRVPFDAHPSLDIYLQTDNEARRVAEEFIGH is encoded by the coding sequence ATGAAACAACAAATATGTATCCTTGGTAGTACGGGTTCGATCGGCCGGCAAGCACTCGATGTCATCAGTAGTCAGTCCGACCGATACGAAGTCTATTGCCTCACAGCCCATCGCCAAGCGGAACTACTGGCACAACAGGCACGCCGATTCCAACCTGCCGCTGTGGTCATCGCCGACGAAACGAAATGCGAATCGCTCAGGGCCTTGCTCTCCGACCAACCCCATATTAAAGTATATACCGGCCGGCAGGCCCTATGTGACATTGTCGAGGCTGCGCCTATCGACATGGTGCTCACGGCGATGGTGGGTTTTTCAGGACTTGAGCCAACCCTCCACGCCATTCGAGCCGGTAAAAAAATCTGTCTGGCTAATAAAGAGACGCTTGTCGTAGCCGGTGAACTTGTCTGTGCGTTGGCCCAAGAACATCGGGCAGCGATTCTGCCCGTGGACAGTGAGCACTCGGCCATCTTTCAATGTCTTGCGGGCGAGGGCGACAATCCCATCGAGAAAATCCTTCTTACGGCCAGTGGTGGCCCGTTTCGAAATTTGCCCAAAGAGCGTTTAGGAGCTGTCTCGGCCGCAGACGCTTTGCAGCATCCCACTTGGCAGATGGGTGCGAAAATCACGATCGATTCTGCCACGATGATGAACAAGGGTTTTGAGGTGATCGAAGCCAAATGGCTCTTCGGCATCGAAGCCAGTAGAATAGAGGTATTGGTTCATCCGCAGAGCATCGTTCACAGTGCTGTGCAGTTTGCAGACGGCGCCGTAAAAGCGCAACTCGGATTGCCCGATATGCGCTTGCCCATTCAATACGCTTTTTCCTATCCCGACCGTTTACCGATGGCGGGCGAGCGGCTTGATCTCTTCCGAGGATCGCTGGAGTTTTTCGAACCCGACATGGAAAAGTTCCGCTGTTTGGCATTGTCGTTCGATGCCATCGACCGGGGAGGAAACATGCCCTGCATTCTCAACGCTGCCAATGAGGTGGCCAACGAAGCTTTCCGCCAGCATCGCTGCGGCTTTCTCGATGTGCCGCGCATCATCGAAAAGACGATGCAGCGCGTACCGTTTGATGCCCACCCCTCACTTGACATCTATCTTCAAACCGATAACGAGGCCAGGCGTGTCGCCGAAGAATTCATTGGTCATTGA
- a CDS encoding glycosyltransferase family A protein — protein sequence MKISIIIPVYNTESTLDRCLESVLRQTMTDDEVLLIDDGSTDRSPQLCEEWARRDPRIRTIHQSNGGLSQARNTGLAHAQGELIAFVDSDDTLECHTLEEVRLAFRRHPEYNIVEFPVFVFYGDTTQHLLTFPEQRHTDIAAYWTEHRGYLHAYTWNKVYRRKLFQHIRFPKGKIFEDTITTARLLQASGNIFTIGRGLYFYWKNPHGITATAGPNELRQLLCWHLLIRRQYIPQQGTSRRSRTLYYLHLVNIQMDVFRLGLSEILLPVEPLPLGALFYRGLSLTTRCKAAVIKMLSLTWLCRINKALYRYRRPTA from the coding sequence ATGAAAATCAGCATCATCATTCCCGTCTATAACACTGAAAGCACGCTCGACCGATGTCTTGAGAGCGTGCTGAGACAGACGATGACCGATGATGAAGTGTTGCTCATCGACGACGGATCGACCGACCGCAGTCCGCAACTCTGCGAGGAATGGGCAAGGCGAGACCCGCGGATTCGGACGATTCACCAGTCTAATGGCGGACTGAGCCAAGCCCGCAACACAGGCTTAGCACATGCACAGGGCGAACTGATCGCCTTTGTCGACTCTGACGACACACTCGAGTGCCACACCCTCGAAGAGGTACGACTCGCCTTCCGCCGGCATCCCGAATACAACATCGTAGAGTTTCCTGTCTTCGTTTTCTACGGAGATACAACCCAACACCTGCTCACGTTCCCTGAACAAAGACATACCGATATCGCCGCCTACTGGACAGAACATCGCGGCTATCTCCATGCCTATACTTGGAATAAGGTGTATCGCCGAAAACTCTTCCAGCATATCCGCTTTCCTAAAGGTAAGATTTTTGAGGACACCATCACCACCGCCCGCCTGCTGCAAGCCTCGGGCAATATTTTCACCATCGGCCGCGGACTCTACTTCTACTGGAAAAATCCTCATGGCATTACCGCTACGGCTGGTCCGAACGAACTTCGACAACTTTTGTGCTGGCATCTGCTCATCCGTCGGCAATATATTCCGCAGCAAGGAACATCGAGGCGCAGTCGGACGCTCTATTATCTCCATTTGGTCAACATCCAGATGGACGTTTTTCGATTAGGCCTTTCCGAAATACTTCTGCCCGTCGAGCCGCTTCCTCTAGGCGCCCTTTTCTACCGGGGGCTCTCCCTCACGACAAGATGCAAAGCCGCTGTTATCAAAATGCTGAGTCTGACCTGGCTCTGCCGCATCAACAAAGCGCTTTACCGATATAGAAGACCAACCGCATGA
- a CDS encoding glycosyltransferase: MISFIIPYYNVPTEMFRECVESILALSLSPEEREIIIVDDGSERSPLELLRPVLDEVIYIRQRNGGLSNARNTGLRISRGEYIQFVDADDYLIRTPYEHCLDIMRYETPDLVFFNSTENPKGNIPLRFDGPMDGTNYLRHHSLRAAAWGYLFRRQILGQLRFREGIYHEDEEFTPQLLLRAERVFVTNADAYYYRRRKDSITQKRDIRTRVKRLKDLESVILRLNRLSHSGPLVDGEALQRRVSQLTMDYLYNVILQTRSVHQLEKSVARLRQAGLFPLPDKAYTQKYQWFRRLSSRPIGRMLLCRLLPHIAS, translated from the coding sequence ATGATTAGCTTCATCATTCCCTACTACAACGTTCCTACGGAAATGTTCCGCGAGTGTGTTGAGAGCATTTTGGCTCTGTCGCTGAGCCCAGAAGAACGCGAAATCATCATCGTGGACGACGGATCGGAACGCTCACCCCTCGAATTACTGCGACCCGTGCTTGATGAGGTGATCTACATCCGTCAACGCAACGGCGGACTGAGCAACGCCCGCAATACCGGTCTCCGCATCAGTCGGGGCGAGTACATTCAGTTTGTCGATGCCGACGACTACCTCATCCGCACACCCTACGAACACTGCCTCGACATCATGCGTTACGAAACCCCCGATCTGGTATTCTTCAACTCCACCGAGAATCCCAAGGGCAACATACCGCTGCGCTTCGATGGCCCTATGGACGGCACAAACTATCTGCGCCATCACAGTCTGCGTGCGGCCGCCTGGGGCTATCTCTTTCGGCGGCAGATACTGGGCCAGCTGCGGTTTCGAGAGGGCATTTATCATGAAGACGAGGAGTTCACGCCCCAACTTCTATTGCGTGCCGAACGAGTGTTCGTCACCAATGCCGACGCCTACTACTATCGCAGGAGAAAAGATTCGATTACGCAGAAGCGGGATATTCGAACGAGGGTGAAACGGCTCAAAGACCTTGAGAGTGTGATTCTTCGTCTGAACCGACTCTCCCACAGTGGGCCGCTTGTCGACGGCGAAGCTCTGCAACGCCGTGTTTCGCAGCTTACGATGGACTATCTCTACAACGTCATCCTGCAAACCCGATCGGTGCATCAATTGGAGAAGAGTGTGGCCCGTCTGCGCCAAGCGGGGCTTTTCCCGCTGCCCGATAAAGCCTACACGCAGAAATACCAATGGTTCCGCCGACTCAGCAGTCGGCCCATCGGTAGAATGTTGCTCTGTCGGCTACTGCCCCACATTGCTTCATGA
- the menA gene encoding 1,4-dihydroxy-2-naphthoate octaprenyltransferase, which produces MKKNVCVETNSCRAWILASRPKTLVGAAVPVMVGVAFAVLHGGGMVRMEAAVCCLLFALVMQIDANFVNDYFDFIKGRDDERRLGPRRACSQGWITAQRMRQALFLTTLLACLSGLPLVYYGGWVTLAIGAICVLFCFLYTTCLSSRGLGDVLVLVFFGLIPVYATYYLSLPAGSRSFSFEVLTAAMACGLVIDTLLLVNNYRDIDNDRRVGKRTLVVYLGPRLSRRLYLLVGYLACAMGLVFVLHGHLLAFLLPLFYLPLHTRTYRSMVRIDRGKALNRVLGDTARNLFVYGLLLVAGLLLDSF; this is translated from the coding sequence ATGAAAAAGAATGTCTGCGTAGAAACGAATTCGTGTCGGGCCTGGATATTGGCTTCCCGTCCCAAGACGCTTGTCGGAGCGGCGGTGCCGGTGATGGTGGGCGTGGCCTTTGCTGTGTTGCACGGTGGAGGAATGGTGAGGATGGAAGCAGCGGTTTGCTGCTTGCTCTTTGCGCTGGTGATGCAAATCGATGCCAATTTTGTGAACGACTATTTCGATTTTATCAAAGGTCGTGACGATGAACGCCGACTGGGCCCACGTCGTGCCTGCTCGCAAGGCTGGATAACGGCACAGCGAATGCGTCAGGCACTCTTCCTTACCACATTGCTGGCCTGCCTTTCCGGGTTGCCATTGGTCTATTATGGAGGTTGGGTGACTCTTGCTATCGGTGCTATTTGTGTACTTTTCTGCTTTCTCTACACCACTTGTCTTTCTTCGCGCGGACTGGGCGATGTGCTCGTTCTCGTCTTCTTTGGTTTAATTCCTGTCTATGCCACCTATTATTTATCTTTGCCTGCCGGCAGTCGTTCTTTCTCTTTTGAGGTGCTGACGGCTGCAATGGCCTGCGGATTGGTGATAGACACGCTTCTCCTTGTCAACAACTATCGCGACATCGACAACGACAGACGGGTGGGCAAACGCACCCTCGTGGTCTATCTCGGGCCTCGACTCTCACGCCGACTTTATCTCCTCGTGGGCTATTTGGCCTGCGCCATGGGGCTCGTTTTCGTGTTGCATGGCCATCTCTTGGCCTTTCTCCTGCCGCTGTTCTATCTCCCACTGCACACTCGCACTTATCGTTCGATGGTGCGTATCGACAGAGGTAAGGCTCTGAACAGGGTATTGGGCGATACGGCTAGAAACCTTTTTGTCTATGGGTTGCTGTTGGTCGCAGGTCTGTTATTGGACTCTTTTTGA
- the rimM gene encoding ribosome maturation factor RimM (Essential for efficient processing of 16S rRNA): MIRKTDHITFHDEDFYRIGRLGKPHGVKGEITFFFDDDAFDRTDTDYLMIKTDGLLVPFFLEEYRFKGSQTALLQFCDIHTQEQARQLTGSEVFFPRALSEEKVDLLTWTAMVGYGIVEAESGKNIGSILSIDDTTLNLLFEVHTESGHDLFLPASEDLVVGIDTKKRRVMMRLPEGILDLN, translated from the coding sequence ATGATTCGAAAGACAGACCATATCACCTTCCACGACGAAGACTTCTACCGGATAGGGCGACTCGGAAAGCCGCATGGTGTGAAGGGTGAAATTACGTTTTTCTTCGACGACGACGCTTTTGATCGTACCGATACCGATTATCTTATGATCAAGACAGACGGATTGCTTGTGCCCTTCTTCCTCGAGGAATATCGATTCAAGGGTAGTCAGACAGCCCTTCTTCAATTCTGCGACATCCACACGCAGGAACAAGCCCGGCAGCTCACCGGCAGTGAAGTGTTCTTTCCACGTGCCCTAAGTGAAGAGAAGGTCGATCTCTTGACGTGGACGGCAATGGTGGGCTATGGCATCGTAGAGGCCGAATCGGGAAAAAATATAGGTAGCATTCTCTCGATAGACGATACCACTCTCAATCTTCTCTTTGAAGTGCACACTGAAAGTGGTCATGATCTCTTCCTTCCTGCCTCAGAAGACCTTGTTGTCGGCATCGACACCAAGAAACGCAGAGTGATGATGCGACTGCCCGAGGGAATCTTAGATTTAAACTGA
- the tsaB gene encoding tRNA (adenosine(37)-N6)-threonylcarbamoyltransferase complex dimerization subunit type 1 TsaB: protein MSCILNIETSTDVCSVAVSNDGECIFNQEDHNGPRHAVKLGVFVDEALSFIDSHAIPLDAVAVSCGPGSYTGLRIGVSMAKGICYAREAKLLAVPTLELLAVPLLLDEKIAEEDALLCPMLDARRMEVYAGIYTRGLQPVRAVGADVVDGETYRDFLNENLVYFFGNGAEKCMEVIAHPNARFVKGVEPLAKNMMPLSEKAMAQERFEDVAYFVPFYLKDFVAKTSKPVL, encoded by the coding sequence ATGTCGTGCATCTTAAATATAGAGACAAGCACCGATGTTTGTTCGGTGGCAGTGAGCAATGACGGGGAGTGTATTTTCAATCAGGAAGACCATAACGGGCCTCGTCATGCCGTCAAGCTGGGTGTTTTTGTAGACGAAGCCTTGTCTTTCATCGATAGTCATGCTATTCCGCTGGATGCAGTGGCCGTGAGTTGCGGACCGGGTTCTTACACCGGATTGCGGATTGGAGTGTCTATGGCTAAAGGAATTTGTTATGCTCGCGAGGCGAAATTGTTGGCAGTTCCTACCCTTGAACTACTGGCTGTTCCTCTTTTATTGGATGAGAAGATTGCAGAAGAAGATGCACTGCTCTGTCCGATGCTTGATGCACGCCGCATGGAAGTATACGCCGGAATCTATACACGAGGGTTGCAACCTGTAAGAGCCGTTGGAGCGGATGTCGTAGATGGTGAAACCTATAGGGATTTTTTAAATGAAAATCTGGTGTATTTCTTTGGAAACGGAGCCGAAAAGTGTATGGAGGTGATTGCTCATCCCAATGCTCGCTTTGTAAAAGGAGTTGAACCGCTGGCCAAAAACATGATGCCGTTATCGGAAAAGGCAATGGCGCAGGAGCGATTTGAGGATGTTGCCTACTTCGTTCCGTTCTATCTCAAAGACTTTGTGGCAAAAACAAGCAAGCCTGTGCTTTAA
- a CDS encoding glycosyltransferase family 1 protein → MKILLLGEYSNVHWTLAEGLRRLGHHVTVVSNGDFWKNYPRDIDLSRSTGLLGTLHFLAKLTTTVPRLRGYDIVQLINPLFFELKAERLFPLYRYLRRNNGKVFLGAFGMDYYWVSECRKNRPLRYSDFNIGSTLRTNLEALAEVREWVGTEKERLNRYIAEDCDGIIAGLYEYWVCYRPNFPHKTTFIPFPIRLPLAPSPILEPKRKIRIFIGVNKQRHAYKGTDVLLAAAERIVRRYPEEVELVKAESVPFVQYQHLMNGSDLILDQLYSYTPSMNPLLAMSKGIVCVGGGEPENYDILGEKELRPIINVLPCEADVYRKLEDIVRHPERLPLLKAQSIAYVKHHHDYLKVARQYLRFWQSKGREGNKEMY, encoded by the coding sequence ATGAAAATACTTTTGTTAGGAGAATACAGCAACGTGCATTGGACGCTGGCCGAGGGATTGCGTCGGCTCGGGCACCACGTTACGGTCGTTTCGAACGGTGATTTCTGGAAAAACTATCCCCGCGACATCGATCTTTCTCGCTCCACCGGTCTTCTTGGCACGCTGCATTTTTTGGCAAAGCTCACCACCACTGTGCCCCGACTGCGTGGTTACGATATCGTTCAGCTCATCAACCCCCTCTTCTTCGAACTCAAGGCAGAGCGTCTCTTCCCCCTCTATCGCTATCTGCGGCGGAACAACGGCAAGGTGTTTCTCGGAGCTTTTGGAATGGATTACTACTGGGTGAGCGAATGCCGCAAGAATCGCCCGTTGCGATACAGCGACTTTAACATTGGTTCCACCCTCAGAACAAACCTCGAGGCTTTGGCCGAGGTGCGTGAGTGGGTCGGAACAGAGAAGGAACGCCTGAACCGATACATCGCCGAAGACTGCGACGGCATTATTGCCGGACTCTATGAATACTGGGTTTGCTATCGTCCCAACTTTCCTCACAAAACCACTTTCATCCCCTTCCCCATTCGTCTGCCCTTAGCTCCGTCACCTATTCTTGAGCCGAAACGGAAAATAAGAATCTTCATCGGTGTCAATAAGCAACGTCACGCCTACAAAGGCACCGACGTACTGCTTGCCGCTGCCGAACGGATTGTCCGCCGATACCCCGAAGAAGTAGAATTGGTGAAGGCCGAGTCTGTCCCCTTTGTCCAGTACCAGCATCTGATGAACGGCAGCGATCTCATCCTCGACCAACTCTATAGCTACACACCTTCGATGAATCCTCTGCTGGCCATGTCGAAAGGAATCGTCTGCGTAGGCGGTGGCGAACCTGAAAACTATGACATCCTGGGCGAGAAAGAACTGCGACCCATCATTAATGTTTTGCCCTGTGAGGCCGATGTCTATCGAAAACTGGAAGACATCGTTCGTCATCCCGAACGCCTCCCTCTTCTCAAAGCTCAGAGCATCGCCTACGTCAAACACCACCACGATTACCTCAAAGTGGCCCGACAATATCTCAGATTTTGGCAATCGAAAGGTCGAGAAGGAAATAAGGAGATGTATTGA
- the rseP gene encoding RIP metalloprotease RseP — protein sequence MEIFLIRALQFVLAISILILLHEGGHFFFARLFGVRVEKFFLFFDPWFHLFQFKPKKSETTYGIGWLPFGGYCKISGMVDESFDTEQMNKPAQPWEFRVKPAWQRLFIMLGGVMVNFFLALFIYAMVLFHWGETYVQVKDMTLGMKFNAEAKALGLRDGDILVGTEKGTFKTFDADLFRDLAQARRVDIVRDGRPMSLPMPGNLDLLGMLKSTPRFAMFITPNTLDSVLADTPAAKVGLRKGDRIVAFNGAAIDSYNAFSNEIGRIADVLASAKTHADSLKALTTTIAFVHPGDSLPIRSAVTLRPDVTLGMAFPNILASYRQTHVAYGFFESFPAGAAYGMNVLKGYVGDMRYLFSADGAKSLGGFGAIGSLFPPVWDWHIFWLMTAFLSIILAFMNILPIPALDGGHVLFLLYEIITRRKPSETFMIRAEYAGLSLLILLMVVANLNDILRALGYM from the coding sequence ATGGAAATATTTCTCATTAGAGCCTTACAATTTGTGCTCGCCATTTCGATACTCATTCTTTTGCATGAAGGCGGGCATTTTTTCTTCGCCCGTCTCTTCGGCGTGCGAGTAGAAAAGTTTTTTCTCTTTTTCGACCCCTGGTTTCATCTTTTTCAGTTTAAGCCCAAGAAGAGCGAGACGACCTACGGAATCGGTTGGTTGCCGTTCGGCGGTTACTGCAAGATTTCGGGGATGGTAGACGAATCGTTCGACACCGAGCAGATGAACAAGCCTGCCCAACCTTGGGAGTTTCGTGTAAAACCAGCTTGGCAACGGCTGTTCATCATGTTGGGCGGCGTGATGGTCAATTTCTTTTTGGCCCTTTTCATCTACGCCATGGTACTCTTCCATTGGGGTGAGACCTATGTGCAGGTGAAAGACATGACGCTGGGAATGAAGTTCAACGCTGAAGCCAAGGCTTTGGGATTGAGAGACGGTGATATTTTGGTGGGAACGGAGAAGGGGACCTTTAAGACGTTCGATGCCGACCTCTTTCGCGACCTGGCTCAGGCTCGCCGTGTGGACATCGTCCGGGATGGTCGACCGATGAGTCTGCCCATGCCCGGCAACCTCGACCTACTGGGCATGCTCAAGTCTACGCCACGGTTTGCCATGTTCATCACCCCCAACACGCTCGACAGTGTGCTTGCCGACACCCCGGCTGCAAAAGTCGGTCTGCGTAAAGGCGACCGCATCGTGGCTTTCAACGGAGCGGCCATCGACTCGTATAATGCCTTCAGCAACGAAATTGGTCGTATAGCCGACGTGTTGGCCTCGGCCAAGACTCACGCCGACAGTCTCAAAGCCCTCACCACCACCATCGCCTTTGTGCATCCTGGCGACAGTCTGCCTATCCGGTCCGCCGTCACCCTGCGTCCAGACGTCACCCTGGGCATGGCCTTCCCCAATATTCTGGCCAGCTACAGACAGACGCATGTAGCATACGGATTCTTCGAGAGTTTTCCTGCAGGCGCAGCCTACGGCATGAACGTGCTCAAGGGCTATGTGGGCGACATGCGCTATCTCTTCTCGGCAGACGGAGCCAAGTCGCTCGGTGGCTTCGGAGCCATCGGCAGCCTCTTCCCACCGGTTTGGGACTGGCACATCTTCTGGCTCATGACGGCCTTCCTCAGCATCATCCTCGCCTTCATGAACATCCTCCCCATCCCGGCACTCGACGGCGGGCATGTGCTCTTCCTCCTTTACGAAATCATCACCCGCCGCAAACCCAGCGAAACGTTTATGATTCGCGCCGAATACGCCGGTCTCTCTCTTCTCATCCTGCTCATGGTGGTGGCCAATCTCAACGACATCCTCCGCGCCCTGGGTTATATGTGA
- the murA gene encoding UDP-N-acetylglucosamine 1-carboxyvinyltransferase gives MESFIIEGGRRLQGSITPQGAKNEALEVVCASILTREEVRISNIPDILDVNNLILLLQDIGVKVTRHERNDYSFKADELNLDFLESDAFVRKCAALRGSVLLIGPLLGRFGRATVAQPGGDKIGRRRLDTHFLGFRNLGASFERMPNRNVYQLKADQLRGCYMLLDEASITGTANIIMSAVMAQGTTTIYNAACEPYIQQLCHLLNRMGAQISGIASNLLTIVGVEKLHGATHRVLPDMIEVGSFIGMAAMVGDGIRIKDVSLRNLGIIPDAFRRLGITINTEGDDLIIPRHEHYRVESFIDGSIMTLSDAPWPGLTPDLLSVLIVVATQARGSVLFHQKMFESRLFFVDKVIDMGAQIILCDPHRAVVVGHDHQFQLRAGRMTSPDIRAGIALLIAAMSANGTSRIDNIAQIDRGYEDIEARLNALGAKIERI, from the coding sequence ATGGAGTCGTTCATCATTGAAGGAGGACGAAGGTTGCAAGGTTCTATCACCCCGCAAGGGGCGAAGAACGAGGCTCTTGAGGTGGTGTGTGCCTCTATTCTCACCCGAGAAGAGGTGCGCATCAGCAACATTCCCGACATCTTGGATGTGAACAATTTGATTCTTCTGCTCCAAGACATCGGCGTAAAAGTGACGAGACATGAGAGGAACGACTATTCTTTCAAGGCAGACGAACTGAATTTAGACTTTCTCGAGAGCGATGCTTTTGTGAGAAAGTGCGCTGCTTTGCGAGGAAGCGTACTCCTGATTGGACCATTGTTGGGCAGATTTGGTAGGGCAACAGTGGCGCAACCCGGTGGAGACAAGATAGGTAGACGACGGTTGGATACTCATTTCTTAGGCTTCAGAAATCTAGGAGCCAGTTTCGAGCGTATGCCCAACCGAAATGTCTATCAGCTCAAGGCCGACCAACTGCGCGGTTGCTACATGCTCTTAGACGAAGCTTCGATAACGGGTACAGCCAATATTATCATGTCTGCTGTGATGGCCCAAGGCACTACCACTATTTATAACGCTGCCTGCGAACCCTATATACAACAACTCTGCCATCTACTCAACCGCATGGGAGCACAGATTAGTGGTATTGCCAGCAACCTGCTTACCATCGTGGGCGTGGAGAAACTGCACGGAGCCACTCATCGTGTTCTACCCGATATGATTGAAGTGGGCTCGTTCATCGGGATGGCGGCGATGGTGGGCGATGGTATCCGCATCAAAGACGTATCACTGAGGAATCTTGGTATTATCCCCGATGCCTTTCGCCGACTGGGTATTACCATCAATACTGAGGGTGATGACCTGATTATCCCGCGGCACGAACATTATCGGGTGGAATCGTTTATCGACGGATCGATCATGACTTTGTCAGATGCCCCTTGGCCAGGACTTACGCCAGACTTGCTCTCGGTGCTCATCGTTGTGGCTACACAGGCTCGAGGCAGCGTACTATTTCACCAGAAAATGTTCGAAAGTCGACTCTTTTTCGTAGACAAGGTGATAGACATGGGTGCGCAAATCATTCTTTGCGATCCGCATCGAGCTGTGGTCGTAGGGCATGATCATCAGTTCCAGCTACGCGCTGGACGGATGACAAGTCCCGATATTCGGGCCGGAATAGCTTTGCTCATCGCAGCGATGAGTGCCAACGGAACCAGTCGCATTGACAATATCGCCCAAATAGACCGAGGATATGAAGATATCGAGGCACGACTCAATGCGCTCGGTGCAAAGATTGAGAGAATATGA
- a CDS encoding DUF4290 domain-containing protein yields MNIEGLDYNTQRERLVLPEYGREIQEMVNYAVALPTKNERQACAEAIIDTMKRLFMQGYDNADFEQKLWDHLAIMSQFQLDIDYPYDVSNASHIAIKPGRMDYSGAHIPVRHYGKILFDIFEKLKTMKPGEERDALVGFAANQMKRSLAQWGHGSSDDERVASDLATFTDGKIQLDLDRFQFEHTQLREFEKKRKKR; encoded by the coding sequence ATGAATATAGAAGGATTGGATTATAATACACAACGAGAACGGCTTGTGCTGCCCGAGTATGGACGCGAGATACAGGAAATGGTGAATTATGCCGTGGCACTGCCTACGAAAAACGAGCGACAAGCTTGCGCAGAAGCGATCATCGATACGATGAAGAGACTGTTTATGCAGGGCTACGATAACGCCGATTTCGAACAAAAGCTATGGGATCATTTGGCTATTATGAGCCAATTCCAATTGGATATAGATTATCCCTACGATGTTTCTAACGCAAGTCATATCGCCATAAAGCCTGGACGGATGGACTATTCGGGTGCACATATTCCTGTTCGTCATTATGGAAAAATATTGTTTGACATCTTTGAGAAGCTCAAGACGATGAAGCCGGGAGAGGAACGCGATGCTTTGGTGGGGTTTGCAGCCAACCAAATGAAACGCTCCCTGGCACAATGGGGACACGGTTCTTCGGACGACGAAAGAGTAGCATCAGACCTTGCTACTTTTACCGACGGTAAGATTCAGTTGGATTTAGATAGGTTTCAGTTTGAGCATACTCAGCTGAGAGAATTTGAGAAGAAACGCAAAAAGAGATAA
- the fmt gene encoding methionyl-tRNA formyltransferase, which yields MKKEELRIVFMGTPEFAVASLRALVEGGYNVVAVVTQPDKAVGRHGSVLQAPVVKQYAQEKGIPVLQPLRLKEEAFLEELRSYRAHLQVVVAFRMLPQEVWAMPCFGTFNVHAALLPQYRGAAPINWAIINGERQTGVTTFFLDRNIDMGRIIRQKPTPIPSDADAEHVYNTLMHLGAELCRETVDLVIEGNGVVESTPQQAEQDLKPAPKLFKEICRIDWSQPDWQVYNFVRGLSPHPGAWTTIRKTDEDATVLKIYKTQIVHQEVCGPAGTFFIASNRLYVNTGNGALELLEVQLAGKKRMQARDFLNGLRDIEAYTAAP from the coding sequence GTGAAAAAAGAAGAACTACGCATTGTATTCATGGGAACCCCCGAATTTGCCGTCGCCTCGCTTCGTGCGCTCGTAGAAGGTGGCTACAACGTGGTGGCCGTCGTGACACAACCCGACAAGGCCGTGGGTCGGCACGGTTCGGTGCTGCAAGCCCCGGTCGTTAAGCAATACGCCCAGGAAAAAGGTATCCCTGTGCTGCAGCCCCTCCGTCTGAAGGAAGAAGCCTTCTTGGAAGAACTGCGCTCCTATCGGGCCCACCTGCAAGTGGTGGTGGCCTTCCGCATGCTGCCCCAGGAAGTATGGGCCATGCCGTGCTTCGGCACCTTCAACGTACACGCCGCTCTGCTGCCGCAATATCGCGGTGCAGCACCCATCAACTGGGCCATCATCAACGGCGAACGACAGACGGGTGTCACCACCTTCTTCCTCGACCGCAATATCGACATGGGGCGTATCATCCGTCAGAAACCAACCCCCATCCCCTCCGATGCCGATGCCGAGCACGTTTATAACACTCTGATGCATCTCGGAGCCGAGCTTTGCCGAGAGACGGTAGACCTTGTTATCGAAGGCAACGGCGTGGTGGAATCCACCCCCCAGCAAGCAGAACAGGATTTAAAACCGGCCCCGAAATTGTTTAAAGAAATCTGTCGGATCGACTGGAGTCAGCCAGACTGGCAGGTGTACAACTTTGTGCGAGGGCTCAGTCCGCATCCCGGTGCTTGGACCACAATCCGCAAAACGGACGAGGACGCAACCGTTCTGAAAATCTACAAAACGCAAATCGTCCATCAGGAGGTCTGCGGCCCCGCCGGAACGTTCTTCATTGCCTCCAATCGGCTCTACGTCAACACCGGCAACGGTGCCCTCGAACTGCTCGAAGTGCAGCTCGCCGGCAAAAAACGAATGCAGGCTCGCGACTTTCTCAACGGGCTACGCGACATCGAGGCTTACACCGCCGCTCCCTAA